From Brevibacterium ihuae, the proteins below share one genomic window:
- a CDS encoding TetR family transcriptional regulator, whose protein sequence is MPRASVTDALRTAKQIRASAESLFAREGFAQVALEDVASDAGVTRGAVYHHYRNRAGLFHAVAAHLQSRVAEAVVEAAEQAGADPFRQLSAGSHAFLDAITSVSAARILLVDAPAALGWDEWRRLDAEHAGAHLSDALTAAGVPEGRREAIAAGLSGAMNELALWVSRSSGASTAREQAHAALDQLLRGVEAG, encoded by the coding sequence ATGCCCCGTGCCTCTGTCACCGATGCGCTCCGCACCGCGAAACAGATCCGTGCCTCCGCCGAATCCCTCTTCGCGCGCGAGGGATTCGCGCAGGTCGCGCTCGAAGACGTGGCGAGTGATGCGGGGGTGACGCGCGGCGCGGTCTACCACCACTACCGGAACAGGGCAGGGCTGTTCCACGCGGTCGCCGCACACCTGCAGTCGCGGGTGGCCGAAGCGGTCGTGGAAGCGGCCGAGCAGGCCGGGGCCGACCCGTTCCGGCAGCTGAGCGCCGGCTCGCATGCCTTCCTCGACGCCATCACCTCGGTCTCCGCGGCGCGCATCCTTCTCGTCGATGCGCCGGCGGCGCTCGGCTGGGACGAGTGGCGGCGACTCGATGCCGAGCATGCGGGAGCGCACCTGTCCGATGCGCTCACTGCGGCCGGGGTGCCGGAGGGACGACGCGAGGCGATCGCGGCCGGGCTGTCCGGGGCGATGAACGAGCTCGCGCTCTGGGTGTCGCGCAGCTCCGGCGCGAGTACGGCCCGGGAGCAGGCGCACGCAGCGCTCGACCAGCTCCTGCGCGGCGTCGAGGCGGGCTGA
- a CDS encoding PfkB family carbohydrate kinase yields MTPRALTVAGSDVSGGAGIAADLKMFEEYGVFGTAAVTCIVTFDPEDSFGHVIEFLEPEVVNRQLDSALAVHDFDVIKSGMLGSVESALVLAERLRDNHLPYVFDPVLVCKGVGTMVDLKDLFVENLVPLATVITPNLEEAATLTGSDELTSVDAMIEAARAIHAMGAANVVVKGGARLAGEDAVDVLFDGSDVTVFRAKKVNDHLVNGAGCSFASAIAAGIATGLSVPDAVGRAKEIVAHGVAGAIENATGVRSLLHPAARCSPHGSITIARD; encoded by the coding sequence ATGACCCCTCGCGCTCTCACCGTCGCCGGCTCCGATGTCTCGGGAGGCGCCGGGATCGCCGCCGACCTCAAGATGTTCGAGGAGTACGGCGTTTTCGGCACTGCCGCGGTGACGTGCATCGTCACCTTCGACCCGGAGGACTCCTTCGGCCACGTCATCGAGTTCTTGGAGCCCGAGGTTGTCAACCGCCAGCTCGACTCCGCGCTGGCCGTCCACGACTTCGATGTCATCAAGTCGGGCATGCTCGGTTCGGTGGAGTCCGCCCTCGTCCTCGCCGAGCGCCTCCGCGACAACCACCTGCCCTACGTCTTCGATCCGGTGCTCGTGTGCAAGGGGGTGGGCACCATGGTCGATCTCAAAGATCTCTTCGTCGAGAACCTCGTCCCGCTCGCCACGGTCATCACCCCGAACCTCGAGGAGGCCGCGACGCTCACCGGCTCCGACGAGCTCACGAGCGTCGATGCCATGATCGAGGCCGCGCGGGCGATCCACGCGATGGGCGCGGCGAACGTCGTCGTCAAGGGCGGCGCCCGGCTCGCGGGCGAGGACGCCGTGGACGTGCTCTTCGACGGCTCGGACGTCACGGTGTTCAGGGCGAAGAAGGTCAACGACCACCTTGTCAACGGCGCCGGGTGCTCCTTCGCCTCGGCGATCGCCGCCGGCATCGCGACCGGGCTGTCCGTGCCCGACGCGGTCGGCCGTGCCAAGGAGATTGTCGCCCACGGCGTCGCCGGTGCGATCGAGAACGCGACCGGGGTCCGCTCGCTGCTCCACCCCGCCGCGCGCTGCTCCCCGCACGGATCGATCACCATCGCGCGCGACTGA
- a CDS encoding VOC family protein: MTVTGCYPVLMTPDVARTAAFYREVLGFTPTFAADWYVSMRLGDHELAVLRFDHPTVPEPFRAVPRGIIVNIEVDDVDAVHERLTREHGLTPVLPLRDEDFGQRHFIVAGPDEVLVDIIQPIEPSPEFAAAFA, encoded by the coding sequence ATGACCGTCACCGGCTGCTACCCAGTCCTCATGACCCCCGATGTCGCCCGGACGGCGGCCTTCTACCGGGAGGTGCTCGGCTTCACCCCGACGTTCGCCGCGGACTGGTACGTGAGCATGCGGCTCGGCGACCACGAGCTCGCCGTGCTCCGCTTCGACCACCCCACCGTTCCCGAACCCTTCCGGGCGGTCCCGCGCGGCATCATCGTCAACATCGAGGTCGACGACGTCGACGCCGTGCACGAGCGCCTGACACGGGAGCACGGGCTCACCCCGGTCCTCCCACTGCGCGACGAGGACTTCGGTCAGCGGCACTTCATCGTCGCCGGCCCGGACGAGGTGCTCGTCGACATCATCCAGCCCATCGAGCCGAGCCCGGAGTTCGCCGCCGCCTTCGCCTAG
- a CDS encoding type B 50S ribosomal protein L31, whose product MKKDIHPEYGTVVFNDLASGTKFLTRSTVKSEKTIEWEDGNTYPLIDVEISSASHPFYTGKQRILDSAGRVEKFKDRYKGFGKRK is encoded by the coding sequence ATGAAGAAGGACATCCACCCGGAGTACGGCACCGTCGTGTTCAACGACCTCGCCTCCGGCACCAAGTTCCTCACCCGCTCCACCGTGAAGAGCGAGAAGACCATCGAGTGGGAGGACGGCAACACCTACCCGCTCATCGACGTCGAGATCTCCTCGGCCTCGCACCCCTTCTACACCGGCAAGCAGCGGATCCTCGACTCCGCCGGCCGCGTCGAGAAGTTCAAGGATCGCTACAAGGGCTTCGGCAAGCGCAAGTGA
- a CDS encoding YbaK/EbsC family protein — MWTILPETVTPVPARETADLVAGPTAEALAALPADLTAEVFPIDPELADTAALTEAYDLRPEHSANCVLVAGTRAGEERIAACLVLAHTRADVNKRVRKLLDVRKASFLPMDRAVEESGMEYGGIGPIGLPAGYRLLVDARVVAASEVIIGSGIRGSKIILPGSEVARLPGAEVIEDLALEV; from the coding sequence ATGTGGACGATCCTCCCCGAGACCGTGACCCCTGTGCCCGCCCGCGAGACCGCGGACCTCGTCGCCGGCCCCACCGCCGAGGCGCTCGCCGCGCTCCCCGCCGACCTCACCGCCGAGGTGTTCCCCATCGACCCCGAGCTCGCGGACACCGCCGCCCTCACCGAGGCGTACGATCTGCGGCCGGAGCACTCGGCGAACTGCGTGCTCGTCGCCGGCACCCGCGCGGGCGAGGAGCGCATCGCCGCGTGCCTCGTGCTCGCCCACACGCGGGCCGACGTCAACAAGCGCGTCAGGAAGCTCCTCGACGTCCGCAAGGCCTCGTTCCTGCCGATGGACCGCGCGGTCGAGGAATCCGGGATGGAGTACGGCGGCATCGGGCCGATCGGGCTCCCCGCCGGCTACCGGCTCCTCGTCGACGCCCGCGTCGTCGCCGCCTCCGAGGTCATCATCGGCTCCGGCATCCGGGGCTCGAAGATCATCCTCCCGGGATCCGAGGTCGCGCGCCTCCCCGGCGCCGAGGTGATCGAGGACCTCGCGCTCGAGGTCTGA
- a CDS encoding IS481 family transposase translates to MTHRNAPMTVEGRRRMVALVVEAGWSQRRVAERFQVSPATVSRWVRRHRSGAGLQDRFSRPHRSPHRLAQRTERRIIAMRFTKRWGPHRIGYHLGIPRSTVGRVLARYRMPKLECIDQATGLPVRRPQPHRYEVDAPGQLVHVDVKKLGRIPDGGGWRAHGRGSVQDLRAQSARTKAARAKGSPSRGYRYLHHAVDDHSRLVYSEILDDEKKHTAAGFWNRANAFFDTIGVTVEAVMTDNGSCYRSGDFRQALGPDIKHKRTRPRRPQTNGKAERFNRTLMVEWAYARPYSSEAEREAAYETFLHDYNQHRAHTAIGGLTPADRVHNLTGKYI, encoded by the coding sequence ATGACTCACCGTAATGCACCGATGACCGTCGAGGGTAGGCGCCGGATGGTCGCCCTGGTTGTTGAGGCCGGCTGGTCCCAGCGCCGCGTGGCCGAACGGTTCCAGGTCTCCCCGGCCACCGTGTCCCGCTGGGTGCGCCGCCACCGATCCGGGGCCGGGCTGCAGGATCGCTTCAGCCGTCCGCACCGCAGCCCGCACCGGCTGGCGCAGCGCACCGAACGGCGGATCATCGCCATGCGGTTCACCAAGCGGTGGGGTCCGCACCGCATCGGCTACCACCTGGGCATCCCGCGGTCGACGGTGGGACGGGTGCTGGCCCGCTACCGGATGCCGAAGCTGGAGTGCATCGATCAGGCCACCGGGCTGCCGGTGCGGCGACCACAACCGCACCGCTACGAGGTCGATGCTCCCGGGCAGCTGGTCCACGTCGACGTCAAGAAGCTGGGCCGGATCCCCGACGGCGGCGGCTGGCGGGCTCACGGCCGCGGTTCAGTCCAGGACCTGCGGGCGCAGTCGGCCCGCACCAAGGCGGCCCGTGCGAAGGGGTCCCCATCACGCGGGTATCGGTACCTGCACCACGCCGTCGATGACCACTCCCGGCTGGTGTACTCCGAGATCCTCGACGACGAGAAGAAACACACCGCCGCCGGCTTCTGGAACCGGGCGAACGCCTTCTTCGACACCATCGGCGTCACCGTGGAGGCGGTGATGACCGACAACGGGTCCTGCTACCGGTCCGGCGACTTCAGACAAGCTCTCGGCCCAGACATCAAGCACAAGCGCACCAGACCTCGCCGGCCGCAGACGAACGGGAAAGCCGAGCGGTTCAACCGGACCCTGATGGTCGAATGGGCCTACGCCAGGCCCTACTCCAGTGAAGCCGAGCGGGAAGCCGCCTACGAGACGTTCCTCCACGACTACAATCAGCATCGAGCCCACACCGCTATCGGAGGCCTCACCCCAGCCGACCGCGTTCACAACCTCACGGGGAAGTACATCTAG